TACCTTCACTTGCAAGGTCATTCTTTAGCATCGTCAGTGAGTCTTTCCGAGTCTTAACTCTTGACAACATCGGTCTaacgtcaatccccgatgagcTGTTTGAGGGACTGGGCAACAGAAACATGACTCTTCTTAGTTTGCGCGATAATCGCATCGCAACTTTTAGCACTTTTCCTTTTGCTAACttcacacacgtgcacacattGGATTTTGCCAACAATAGAATCAGTCATGTCAACATTACAAACAGCGCAAGGATAGCGAAATTGCAACTGTGGAGAAATGTGCTCAAGAAAATCCCAGAGTTTTGCCTGAAATTGCCCATGGCAAGTCCACGAGCCGCCTTTGAAGGGCTGACTGTTCTGAACCTGGGTCACAACTCATACGAATATGTACCGAAGTTTTCAGGTGCATGTCTACCGAACTTGATATCACTTCACATCCTATCCTCTTCTAGGCTGAAAGAGTTTGAAGGAAATTTTATCTCAGACTTATCCAGACTTCTGTATCTTGAGCTGCATGATCTGCCCAGCCACGTCACATATCAGCCCTTGGCCTTCAACAGTTCATCCTTGGAAAGATTTGTCATATCAGATATAGGAAAAATTGAACATGACAACGTAGATATGTTTCGGTATCTTCCCAGGTTGAAGGTGAGTAACGTTGAACTGAAGCCCCAGTCAGAAGTATGTAAGCCTACAGTACGATATTTATCAAAATTAATGTTGCGTAGATAGTATATCTGAAATACAGTCTGCCCAAGCAAACAAGTGATTGTTTGGCTACAATAGCTTTCATTTGCCTAAGCCTCTAAACAGTTGTATAATTCTGTGAACTAAGACTGATGATCGAACCTAGGTTGATTTCTTTCTGTCAGCAGCCGCTTGTAGCTGAAGACATGTATCCAATCGATTTAGTGTTACTAAAGAGCAAATATATTTTACCAGCGACAAGAAAATGTAGTTATGCCATACAGTACCCCACAAAAGCTTATAAATCCTACTAAAAACAACACAATAAGGCTGTGAAGACTTGTGAAGAAAAACTGATGCGAGAATCGTTTTATATTTCGAATTGACAGATTGTGTTTTATTATTCTTTGGGTTATatgtacatttttgtgtgtacaggCGCTCATGTACGCCACCCcagatctgccaaggcttttacataggacaaATACCAAAAAATCAACAGACGACTGCATTGGTTCCCGTGCAGAGTTAGAATGTTGTGCTGAAATGATCTTCCAGAGAAAAAATCCCATCGTGCACAGAAAGTATTATGACAAGTATTTTTTGGTATTtttccaagtggaaggattctCTAAAAGCCTTTcgggttttttttacaagatAGGCTTCAAGGGACGGAAGATGCCTTTGTTAATATAGATCATATATTGTGTTATAGTACCTAAGCCTGTCGAGGACGAAGATCAGTATCGATGCAGAGTCAACCTTGGAGCTGCTAAAGCCACTTACTTCGTTAGAAGTACTAACTCTCATCCGTGTCAACCTTGGTGCAATCCCTGCTGACCTGCTGTGGCGCTTTACTAGACTCAAGGCAAGTGTTTGATTTGATTATCTTAGAAAATGAGTTGGTTCAATATTGGACAATTCTTGTATTAAGAAGTTTTCTGGACGTCAGATTTTCAACCCTGAAAAACACTGCATTTTTGCTGCAGACTTTAGatgatgtgtttgtgtggttttttttgctaaacgtccagccgaccacgaagggccatatcagggcggtgctgctttgacatataacgtgcgccacacacaagacagaagtcgcagcacaggcttcatgtctcacccagtcacattattctgacaccggaccaaccagtcctagcactaaccccataatgccagacgccaggcggagcagccactagattgccaattttaaagtcttaggtatgacccggccggggtttgaacccacgacctcccgatcacggggcggacgccttaccactaggccaaccatgcCGGTCCCTTTAGATGATAATACATTGGATATATACTGATGAATGTTGAAATGCTGCCAGTTTTTAATGAACAATTGAGTACAGTTGTGATGAGAAAAGACTGGATATAGCAACCCGGCGAATCGAAGCCAGTGTGAAATGAGGAAGAGTCCGCGTGTTTAAAAGTATTAATAATTATGATTCCTCCGAAAATGTGTCCCATGGATATATATCCTGCAGTAGGAAACGTAAATCCCTGGAATCTATTTCCTTGAACATTCTCTCGTGTGATTATGTTACTGATGTTCTCATATTTTTagtttttctttaaaaagaaaaaaatgcattttATGTCTTACATTGACAGAAAAAGCACAATTAACTTGATCCGCGCTCAAATCCTGTCCATTTAGGCGACCTAAATAAAAGACACATTGATAACAATTATTTACATGTATACTTGTGCCCGATTGCACGGTGTGATGTCTGCAGAAGCTGGCTTATCAAGGGAACGTTCTGACTGCGACCAGTCTCCAGGCAGCTCTCCACAACGTAAGTAGCATTGAGGTGCTCAACATCCAGGGCAACAGACTGACCACCGTCACACAGTCCACCTTCCCCAGCCTCTTCCTCCAACACGTCAAGGAGATTGACCTCAGCAACAACCGTTTCGCCTGCACGTGCGAACTGCTATGGTTTCGCAAGTGGGTATTGTTTGGAAcgccaaaactgactttttactcGGTAAAATCTACCGGTATCCTAGCAAATCTAACTGGTAACTCTGCACTCGATTGGTTCTCTTAATAATACCGGTATAAATTGGGCCAATGGGAGCCTGAGATTCCTGGTAGAATGTTACCGAGCAGAAAGGTCCGCCATTGGCTACTCAATTTACCCAGTAGAAAATGCCCCCATGTGCGCAAAAACCGACTGTTTACTTTGTAGAATGTACCAGTATTTTCCCCGCAAAATTATGGTCATTCGTGTGTGTCAATTTACAAAACACTTTTAAGTCTATTGTACATAGTGTGGATATTTCGGGCTTCTGAATTTAAAGAGGCCAAGTAACCAGGTTTGTAGAAATTCAACTCAACAGTTTCTGAATTTACAGAAATTGTGCAAAGGGACACAGGCTTGTAAGTAAATTAACCCGTTCAggtgttgctggtttttgttgttgttgtgaatttTGAAAAAACACACTAACATTCGGTATGCTTAGAGTGCACCTTGTAGAGTACAAGATGCTGAAAATGTAAATATATAAGTACATGTTTACCTGCCGACTGTTTTCAGCGTGGTGTGTGTAACTCAAAAGTGTGGTGAGCAATTTAAATTTGAAGCTTTATAGGTTTTACCATAACATGATTTTAATTGCCTTAATCTTTATCATCGGATCTGTGTTTGCTGGATGGAGGCACGGGTCTAAGCACACTAATTTGTTGTTATTAGATGGCTTGATGATGAGAAGACACAACGAAAGATCAAGATCACTGGCTACCCGAATCATGGCTACATATGCAACTACCCCCTTCACATGAGAAGGGTTCGCCTGGATGACTTCCACCCAACTGAGGACGAATGCAACCCTCTGCGACGCGCTTACTCCTTGATAGGAATTGTAGGAGGGGTTGTAGTCGTTGCAGCTGTTGTCGTGTCGGTGGTTGTCTACCGCTATCGGTGGGAACTGCGCTTTTACCTATACCGCTTGAGACGCCTATACGTGCAGGTAAGctagtgtttttttcttctaaaaggCATATCAGGTAACCAGTTTTTCTGCCATCATGAAAAtcaggtaaggccaaaaaaaaaaaaaggcctgtttacggtaacataggccaaaaaaaaagggtcggtaggtcgggattttttattttttttctccaaaaaaccatattaattttttacgttattttgcaaaaaaacaacaaaagattttttttctttcccaaatgccaaaaaaaggtctagggtcgcgcgaaaaaaatagggtcggtcgtgttaccgtaaacagactattttttttttggcctaaccagtTTTTCTGTTAACAGGCCTATCAGGCAACCCTTTTGTTTATTCAGCTAACTGGCAAATCAGGCAACCAGCTAACAGGGAATTTGGTAAGGCACTTTTACTTGACCATTCTGACTCAAATATCTGCTTCATACATCAAATTCTAAAATGCCCTGATGAAACTTTAAATCTGGCTTGAATCCAACATTTCTAAATTATATCAATCGGTTTTAATGGTTTTAATCTGAAACGAAATTGCCAACAGATCAACCAGTCACTAAATGTACCTGCTTATACTTTGACAGATTGTCTTATACTAATGGAAGGATCACTCCACATATCTTGCAGTACAAGTACTtcttaaatgaaaaaaaattaaaaaatctaaTTCATAGTAGAACTGAGTCACACAATTCCTTTCCAATTCCATAAGCCTTTTATAACGTCTCGTGCTGTCGATGATTATCTGTACAAATGAATGACTGTGTCAAAATTAGAAGAAAGGCACCTTCATTATTGTCAAATCTGTTTGCAACAACGTGCAGGTTAACACTGAAGGGACAACTGAGTGCTTCCGGTATGACCTGTACCTTGCGCATAGTGCGGATGACCTTGACTGGATCAACGAAGAGTTGTTGCCCTTGTTGGAGCGGGAACATGGCCTTGCAGTTTTTGTGGAGGAACGGGACACTGTAGGAGGAGCTGTAGCTGCAGGGACGTAGCACCCGGTAGGGCATGTAGGGCGACCGCCCGACCActttttccgtaaaaaaaaaaagagagagagagagagagagagaagagagagagagagagagagagagagagagagagagagagagagagagagagagagagagagagatctaccaacagaacaccccacgtagtattcacgcgatggcataaggtcggttttttgggttgttttttttgtgttagtcttggtcaactgctggaataggatgacgtcttattttgacgagaacgtcacacgtgacgagttccgtcaggccataaaagtattggcgccaatttagtgaaaattgcttcttcgtccgtcgatctgctcccatgagaaacaatggaggtaagaaatgttttgtatattatgtgtgtgaagctggggtcagactgaggggtgagtgattgtgtgtcaaccgtaagtacgccataacaattgagtaacacagtaacttgtggggttaacagtgtcacatgaaacaacatgtagagagagaattgaacaatggacacaagtgtgcatcctggttgtgatggatcgaaaacgcgctaaaaatattctgacaaatccctctatttttcagtcatcactcaggctgccaatgttgatggctggacggatcaataaattgcttgtttagaagtaaaccagtttgtcaatccttgctttttaacacactagacaataatgaagacgaaagtcatttgaagtaagtgctcatcacattcaacgtatcggaatttagacataaatgtaagtcgattgataatcactgatacattcaccagcccgttgtttggtggaggatggaaagatgattagatggaactgagctcagaaggcacgaaatcgcatcatgttttctttcttttttagacaattacaaggggacgggaaggggggggggggggggcggtagtgtaagccccatatttccttagctgtctcagcattttgtcttccatttttttccgcCCTACCACTTTTATTAGGTGTGCTACGTCCCTGAGCTGACAACATTCCACGGTTTGTTCATGTACCTGTTTTGaaaataacatatatatatatatatatatacatagacTGCACAGACATACATTTATACCTACGTACAAAACATTTACAATACACACGTCTACGGATGGAGTGTAgatgagagagaatgagagggaTAGAAAaggaacaagaggcgaagccttcaaggctcacgtaagaaatagacaaacagtaacacaaactcaatcactccgtcacacatacacacccacacacacagtaagcttaggtgacactgtgcaagaaagatagacactagatctagatctgtctgtctgcatgtagcctacttacagggacacgactgccaaatagtctcggcccgctcaaaataacaatgaccgagaccacacacaccacgcgagagagaaagactacagggaggcatgccgtcatgatgcattaattgacgtcaaacacttttgaccgtgacgtaatcttatgcgagctttatccgtagtcttggataaccactcacacatagactcggaaatgttaaagtttctaccacagacatacacacgcacaaacacacacacacacacacacacgcacacacacacacgcacaaacgcacagacagacaaagttacgatcgcataggcaacacttcgtgagccaaaaagggagAAAAGGACAAaagaggtggtggtggtgatggtggtagtCTTTTTAAAAATTTTAGATACAGGTTCACCTGATGGGATTTACTGCAAAATAGTGAAGATACATGAACATTTTTTCTAATTAAAGAAGATTTCCTTGTCTTCTCGTTGTGTTTCTCTAACGTTCAGGTATTGCCTTGATTTCAGATCAAATAGCCAATGCACAGCTGAAAATCAATTGTAAAAACCGCATTCAATAAGGGCcatttctgattttttttgccCCCCCATTAGTTTCTGTGAAAATCATGCTTATCATGCAAGTTTAGCAGTAAGGAGGTATCTGCTTGCGGGTGGGGTTCAAAGCGcagcgagagacagagggagcgacagacagagagggagagagatgttagAAACAAAAGAGAAAGGTAGGATGATTGCATAGAAAATAATATTACAGGTACATGGACGAGAGCGCCAGAGTGCTGCTTCTGATCAGCGACCACTACAACAACGACAGAAGCTGGCGTCAGTACGAGTTTAAGCACGTCATCCACGCCAGCATCGAACAGCAGAAAGACGTCATCGTCGTGTTGCTAGGCAACGTGGAGGCCGGAAGAATGACGCAGAACATGCGCAGACTGCTGACAAAGGGCACTTTCCTGCAGTGGGGAGACAGCGAGGAAGCCAAGAGAGCGTTTTGGGAGGGACTTGACTTAACTCTGAGAACCCAGGACACTGGTGGGCTGAATCTATGCTGACTCGTATGTGTTTTTTTCATTAAGTCAAGTTTGTCTAAATGTATTCCTGCAGACTGGAAAgtgagaggggtgtgtgtgtggggggggggggagagagagagagagagagagagagagagagagagagagagagagagagagagagagagagagagagagagagagagagagagagagagagagagagagagagagagctacagAACAGATatttatgaaactttacatgttTTCTTCGAGGTACATACGAGTATCcccacaattttttttataacatgTCTCTGGTGAGGTCATATTCGCCCCTTATAAAAAGTTGAAGCGGCTTTGTGGCGGCCGCATTTATCTATCGAGGTCGCAATAAGTGATGATGGTAATTTTTATTTAGTTGATTTTGCCTAGTTTAGTTGTTTATGTGTGAGTTTGTTATCTTTTGTTAGCCACGAAGCCCTATTAGCAAACAGCCAAACAAAAAGCTTGGTGCTGTCATTGTCTGTCTAATGACTGACTTTGCCACACGTTTTCTTCTGCTGCTATTTGTCGGTCTGTCCGTTGGCGCGCATAATATTAACgataaagttttttttttaaaggtaccACTACCAGGGCGGAACATTAAAGCTTGATAGTTTTCAGTGGTTCAGGCGCTCAAAAAGGAATGCAACAATACGTCAAACTTAAAGCTCGTCTGCATGCGGGCAAACTTAAAAAAACGTCTTTATAGGCGAAATTTGCCCCAAGAGTCCAACGGATATTCGCTTTACCACAATTAGCTTTCTAGACAAAGCTGCAATGATATAATCGAAAATCCTTCATAACTATGATACTTTCAATACATGAACATAAATACTGGAACCGGCCTAAATCTAAGTCGGAGTCATAATTGCCTGTACGCCACGTTTTCCAGTGTTATCGGTTGATTCGCCGGGGAAATCGCgcaatgtgcgtctgtctgtctgtctgtagacAAGCTTTTCTCAGCTGTGGCTGGGCGGATTTTCACCAAATTTGGGTCGTAGGTTTAGTTCAAGATATTCTCACGAATGCAAACGTTTGGACCCATTTGCTCCATTTGTGACGTCACTGTGACCCAAATGTCAAAAATAAAAAGGGAGATTATTAGTATGGCTTGCCCATCTTGTTCACATTTTCCTGAGAGATGAACACGCACTACTCACCCATGTTCCCTCTTGCTTTGTGATCGCAGCTTATTGCGAATTGAAGCAAActtgttggtttttttagattacaggtcaaggtcacagttaCCTTTGTGtccgttttcatctttcgctcCTTGTACAACAACAAGTGACCCGATTCTCACTAAACTcgatttagtcaagtttgatGATCAGACAATTCATCACGTGACCTTGGATTTGTGCTTGGTCAAAAATTAAGGTCAATGTGGACTATTTTGTCGGTGTCTTTTCTTATGTTATTGTCCAATATTACATTTCGTGAAGAGACAATAAACTAGTACTGAAGAACACACAAATTAAGTGTACCATGCACATTCCTTCTATTGAGCACATGTTCATGAATTTGTGCAGCATTCCACCGTCGGCTGAATGACGCGGTGCAAGTCCGCCACCCAACGCTTTGGATGTTCATCCGGCTGCTGAAGGACAACCAGACGCTCACCGTGCCGAGGACAAAATGTCAAAGGCAGACAGAGGACATGCAGCCCCGAGGCGGCGCCGCAACTGAGTGGAAGCAGTTGGAGGAGCGACTGACACAGCTCAAGCAAGAGTTTCATGATGGGGATAGGGATCTGGATGCCTATTGGAGAGCTGTCAGTCACTGTATGATGATGGAAGCGGTGTAGACTCCATCAGACAAATGGAACTTCTGGACTCAGATTGTACTCCCCTTTTCAATACTTGTTTTGCGCTTCGATGAAGTTATATTTGTACACTTCTAGTTAAACTACGAAATTGAGTAGTTAATACCTTTTCATTTTAATAGACTTTATGTTATTCGCCGGTTCAcatccaccctctctctcccacaccctccccgactcccccccccccatcccctctgTCTCTATTCCTCCctccaaactctctctctctatgcgtgcgtgtgtgcgtctttTCGTGCCCGTCGCACCTTATTTCGAAATCACGCTAGTTTTTATCTTATCTTGCTAAAGTTGTTTAATGCAGCTTTTCGTCAGTGTTATGTATAGACAAACTTTTACTGTCATTAAGAAAGTTATGTCAAATGTATAGAAAAAGATAGTTTAATGCTGACGTAAGCATTCTCCGTGCACTGAAGATATTCTTCAGTGACCTTTGCAAGCAATGCAAGGTGTTCTATGAGTATAATATTTTCCGTTTGTTTCACTTTCAGTGACATTACAATAAACAGAGTGTTTTAAACTTACGATCTGGGCGTTCTCATGAAGTCTGTTGCATGTACTCCTATTTATGTATTCaaatcccctctctctctcgtctctctctcgtctctctctctctctctctctctctctctctcgctcaccctctctctctctctctctctctctctctctctctctcgttatctGTTTttatgtgtcagtctgtctcttttCTCTCCTCCTCCATCCTTTTACTTGCAACTAACGTGACAATATGAAAAGATAATTTTGTCCCAGACTTAGAGCGTagagatggccaaatctcagcagaaatgacagaaagaaaaacttcAAAAGTGATACCGAGTCTGACTACCGACAAACCGAGGTGCCAAACTGCCGTCGGCCGGTTTAGATAACAATCCGAGGTAAACAAACACCCGCCACACTCACGGGCCATGCCCGGCATAGCTGCCCGGCACGGCCACCTTATTCTCCACCCGTTCCCTCTCGGGACATGATTTATAATATGACATGTCTTGACACATGAAATGAAACATGACATGATATAGAACGTGACATATGACATGACACGACTTATAGCACGATATATAGCATGACATATGACACGACATATTGCTTGCCATGACAtgacatataataataataataataataataataataataaatgagcatttatatagcgcaacatcataactttacaattatgctctttgcgcttgacacatttaaaaattcaaacacagttatacaagcatttacatctacattcatagtcagcaacgcttgattaaaagcatacaccatcaaacatacattacaacagattcttccactaattaagtaataaaaacatgaataaaataggtagtaaaaacaaggaaataccagctgaatacccttaatcaaacagaacatgttattaatactgaaaaacagccctaaatgtgtatacacattatcacattatcactaaaacaacaaatacactacataaattatagcctactgatggactgagaaaacaaaatcaggggttgtatttcttgaagaggtgcgttttaagtgctcgtttgaatgcttggggtgactgagagtggcggatgtgaaaggggagagaattccagtgtgtgggtgcgcagaaagtaaaagtgcgttgtccgtatgttttggttttggtgtgtggaatggtgaggatgcgacagtcagaagaggcacggagttgtcttgctggagaatagacggcgaggagttcagagaagtaagcaggagacgagccagaaaagaagttaaagcagagggtggacagtttgtagtcaatgcgggcttgaataggtaaccagtgcagtgtgcgaagaagtggtgttgcgtgatctcgtgttcgtgctttcagaatgaggcgtgctgccgagttttggactttttgtagtttatgcaggagataCAGAGggcagccagagagaagagagttgcagtagtcgagtttagaaagaacaaaggcacagacaagagtgttagttgtttgagaggagagtgtgtggcgaatggtgc
The sequence above is a segment of the Littorina saxatilis isolate snail1 linkage group LG3, US_GU_Lsax_2.0, whole genome shotgun sequence genome. Coding sequences within it:
- the LOC138961267 gene encoding toll-like receptor 1, with the protein product MPKLAYQGNVLTATSLQAALHNVSSIEVLNIQGNRLTTVTQSTFPSLFLQHVKEIDLSNNRFACTCELLWFRKWLDDEKTQRKIKITGYPNHGYICNYPLHMRRVRLDDFHPTEDECNPLRRAYSLIGIVGGVVVVAAVVVSVVVYRYRWELRFYLYRLRRLYVQVNTEGTTECFRYDLYLAHSADDLDWINEELLPLLEREHGLAVFVEERDTVGGAVAAGT